In Tripterygium wilfordii isolate XIE 37 chromosome 15, ASM1340144v1, whole genome shotgun sequence, one DNA window encodes the following:
- the LOC119979802 gene encoding salutaridinol 7-O-acetyltransferase-like, with amino-acid sequence MELVQVTSQEIIKPSSPTPPHLKYFKISIFDQLFPVFYQPFLFFYHSNPNLSIEEKLGRFKDSLSKTLTRFYPLGGKIKDSTTVDCNDEGVLFVVAKVGYAMIDCLKPLNIELLNMFVPLSPIYKESPEKAVQVGIQINIFSCGGIAIGISFLHKFIDGTTFSAFIKAWAAISRENLYQELCPHSVAASLFPPNHGQFSAQMPFFAEITPRPEQKKVAKWFVFDDTAISSLKVKARSENVHNPTRAEAISGLIWKCLISHDSQEPTTCVHLVNLRPRLSPPLPEYSIGDILWRAIATYDPRNEKNKELSCLVDLLRKSIGEVNADYLSNMQGEEGLEKICKLLEEGREIFARSRKTYAVSSLSKMGLYEADFGWGKPLWVTVAPIVQEVQINMIYQIQTESGDAIEVLAMLDDRDMEKLEHNPEFLAYASLNPDIQA; translated from the coding sequence ATGGAATTAGTTCAAGTCACTTCACAAGAAATCATCAAACCATCTTCACCAACACCCCCTCACCTTAAATACTTCAAAATCAGCATTTTCGATCAGCTTTTCCCCGTATTTTATCAACCATTTTTGTTCTTCTATCACTCCAATCCCAATCTTTCTATTGAAGAGAAATTAGGTCGATTCAAAGACTCGTTATCGAAAACCCTAACTCGGTTTTACCCGCTTGGCGGAAAAATCAAAGACTCTACCACCGTTGATTGTAACGACGAGGGCGTCTTGTTTGTAGTAGCCAAAGTTGGTTATGCAATGATTGATTGTCTTAAACCTCTAAACATTGAGCTACTAAACATGTTTGTTCCGTTAAGCCCTATTTACAAAGAGTCACCGGAGAAGGCGGTACAAGTAGGTattcaaattaatattttttcatgTGGTGGTATTGCTATTGGTATCTCTTTCTTACACAAATTCATAGATGGTACCACCTTTAGTGCTTTCATCAAGGCGTGGGCTGCCATCTCTCGCGAAAATTTGTATCAAGAATTGTGTCCACATAGTGTCGCAGCATCACTTTTCCCACCTAATCATGGACAATTTTCAGCTCAAATGCCATTCTTCGCTGAAATCACGCCTAGGCCGGAACAGAAGAAGGTCGCAAAATGGTTTGTGTTTGATGATACTGCCATATCTTCACTCAAGGTGAAGGCTAGAAGTGAAAATGTTCATAACCCAACTCGAGCAGAAGCAATCTCTGGACTCATATGGAAATGCCTCATTAGTCATGATTCTCAAGAACCGACTACGTGTGTACACTTGGTTAATTTACGGCCAAGATTAAGTCCTCCGCTACCGGAGTATTCCATCGGAGATATTTTATGGAGAGCAATTGCAActtatgacccaagaaatgaaaaaaacaaagaactATCTTGTTTAGTGGATCTTTTGAGAAAATCAATAGGGGAAGTGAATGCCGACTATTTGTCGAATATGCAAGGTGAAGAAGGGTTGGAGAAAATATGTAAGTTATTGGAAGAAGGGAGAGAGATCTTTGCTAGGTCAAGAAAAACTTATGCGGTTTCTAGTCTTAGCAAGATGGGACTCTATGAAGCAGATTTTGGATGGGGAAAGCCTTTATGGGTCACGGTAGCACCGATCGTTCAAGAAGTGCAAATTAATATGATTTACCAAATTCAGACCGAATCTGGCGATGCAATAGAAGTACTGGCGATGTTAGACGATCGTGACATGGAGAAATTGGAACACAATCCTGAATTCCTTGCATATGCTTCCTTGAATCCTGACATCCAAGCCTAG
- the LOC119979803 gene encoding serine decarboxylase-like, whose product MLGQNGKLGYAGVERAIVIEKKVHTRCFEVMESDDDKFTGDNKCYMDSILAMYRENLIDRTKHHIGYCFNLDFDYGALANLQHFSINNLGDPFIESNYGVHSRQFEVGVLDWFANLWEIERSDYWGYITNGGTEGNLHGILLGREVLPDGVLYTSQDSHYSIFKAARMYRIECVKVDTLISGEIDCSDFKTKLLSNKDKPAIINVNIGTTMKGAVDDLDLVIKTLEECGFTSDKFYIHCDGALFGLMMPFIKHAPKVTFKKPIGSVSVSGHKFLGCPMPCGVQITRTNHINVLSKNIEYIASRDATITGSRNGHTPIFLWYTLNMKGYKGFQEEVQNCLRNAQYLRDRLRDAGISAMLNELSNTVVIERPADEKFVRKWQLACQENFAHVVVMPHVTIEKLDEFMNEFVEKRPSWYDQDGPPCLASNVGSENCACAMHK is encoded by the exons ATGCTGGGTCAGAATGGCAAGCTAGGATATGCAGGCGTTGAAAGAGCGATTGTGATCGAGAAGAAGGTGCATACAAGGTGTTTCGAGGTCATGGAGTCCGACGATGACAAATTCACTGGAGATAACAAGTGTTACATGGATAGTATCCTTGCTATGTACAGGGAGAATCTTATCGATCGAACCAAGCACCATATAG GATATTGTTTCAACTTAGACTTTGACTATGGAGCTCTGGCAAATCTGCAACACTTCTCCATCAACAACCTTGGAGATCCATTTATTGAGAGCAACTATGGTGTCCATTCAAGGCAATTTGAAGTAGGAGTTCTAGATTGGTTTGCGAATCTATGGGAGATTGAGAGAAGTGACTACTGGGGTTACATTACAAATGGTGGTACTGAAGGAAATCTTCATGGGATTTTACTTGGAAGGGAAGTTCTTCCTGATGGAGTTTTGTACACATCACAAGATTCACACTATTCAATCTTTAAGGCAGCAAGAATGTATAGAATTGAGTGTGTGAAGGTTGACACTCTAATCTCTGGAGAGATTGATTGTTCTGATTTCAAGACCAAATTACTTTCTAACAAGGACAAACCAGCTATCATCAATGTTAATatag GAACTACAATGAAAGGAGCTGTTGATGATCTTGATCTCGTTATAAAAACACTTGAAGAGTGTGGATTCACTAGTGATAAGTTCTACATTCATTGTGATGGTGCTTTGTTTGGACTTATGATGCCTTTTATCAAACAT GCACCAAAAGTTacatttaagaagccaattggaAGTGTAAGTGTTTCAGGCCACAAGTTTCTTGGATGTCCAATGCCTTGTGGTGTTCAAATAACAAGAACAAACCACATCAATGTCCTTTCAAAGAACATTGAGTACATTGCTTCAAGGGACGCAACAATCACGGGAAGCAGAAATGGCCATACCCCCATCTTCCTTTGGTACACCCTTAACATGAAAGGTTACAAAGGGTTTCAAGAAGAAGTACAAAATTGTCTAAGAAATGCTCAATACTTAAGGGATCGTCTCCGCGATGCTGGGATCAGTGCAATGTTGAATGAGCTCAGTAACACAGTGGTGATCGAACGTCCCGCCGACGAGAAGTTTGTTCGGAAATGGCAGCTTGCTTGCCAAGAAAACTTTGCTCATGTTGTGGTGATGCCTCATGTCACCATTGAAAAGCTTGATGAGTTTATGAACGAGTTTGTTGAAAAACGCCCAAGTTGGTATGATCAAGATGGACCTCCCTGTCTTGCTTCAAATGTGGGAAGTGAGAATTGTGCTTGCGCTATGCAtaagtaa